GTTGGGTACCTAGTAAGAAACCAACACCGACATAGGTCACGATCGTCAGCAGAATAATCATGCTAGAGAGCACAGGGGAGCCTGTAATGTTGCCACCAAGGGCAATGATTACAGCGTAAACTAGGAAGGTCTGGCCAATGCCGATCGTGCTGTGGGCCAGGAGTATGCCCAAGAAGTAAGAAATGCCGCTCAGGGGTGAAATCAACAGTCGTTTCAGGGTTTGTTGTTCTCGCTCGGCGACAACTGTAGCCACAGTGCCACCTAGGCAGCTAAAAAATAAAGCAGCGCCCACCAAGGTAGAAGGAGCAGTTTGCTGAAAAGCTTCAGCCCTGGAGAGGGGGGTACGATCGTCCAAGATCAGCCCGTTAATGACCAAGATCGAGAGGGGAAAGATACCCCAGAAAACCAAACTGCGCCAGCGCCGAATTAACTCAACCAAAATCCGCTGTGCTACTGCCAGCGTTTCACGCCAATATTTCATCAGGTAGGTTTTACAGGGTGACCCCCCTCATTATCTGGCATAACTCTGCTGAAAGCGAGTAGAGTCACACCGGATATTGTGACTTTATGAAACTTACTCCCATGACTGTTGTCCGCTAGCCATATTCCAGCAGTCTCTAGTATTCTTGAGGTGTTGCACGTGGTCAACGTATGACTGTAATGGGTGTTTCTCAAGGTAGGCCGCTGGTATCGGTTGTGGTCGAAGGTTACAACCAAGCACAGGAACAAGGCATTGTGGACAATACACTTCATGCCCTTAGACATCAAGATTTTCCCCTAGACCAGGTAGAGGTAATTTTAGTTGGCAGTGCTTATCAGTTGCTGGAATGGCAAAGTCTCTGCTATAATCCGGCTCCCTTTCAGGCGATTAAGCTCGTGGATGGAGGAGATGCAATTTATTACGAACTCAAGAATAAGGGGGCAGCTATTGCGACAGGCGATATTATTGCCTTTACCGACTCTGATGTTTGTCCACAGCGCAGGTGGCTATCATCCATTGTAACTACTATCCGCCAGGGTGCAGATGCGTCAGTAGGGTTTAGTTTGTTTAAGCGAGCAAAGGGGTGGGCTGCTGGATCGATCGTGCGCCAAATTGCCGCCTGCATTACCTTTGCCTACGTCCTGGGAAAAATTCGTCACTGGCGATCGGGACAATTACCAGATGTGGAAGTGCGGAGTATTGTTGGACACAATGTTGCCTTGCGTCGCGAACTATTCCAACGGTGTCAATATCGCATTGACCAAGGACGGTTGTTAGCATCTCCCCTGCTGTTCAGCTCTGTAGCTCAAGTGGGAGCGATCGTTGCCTTGCATCCTCAGCAACAAGTGGTGCACTACTTCACATGGACTTACTGGGTAAGGTTGCATTTTCGCTTTGGTTACGAAATCTATCAACTTCGACGCTTGGATCCCGTTTATCCCAATCAGTGGATTGCTCGCATGGGAATCCTAGAACCCTTGGTGACCTTGGGTTGGCATATGGTATTAGATATACCCCGCTGGTTGCGGTTTAGTTGTCTGCTGAGCATGAACCCACTACAGCGATGGGGGTTATTGCCCGTAGTAATGGGCTTGTCTCTAGTGGCCCATAGTGCTGAGATGGTGGGAATGTATTGGACCATGGTGGCTCCAGCAGCCATGAAACAATGGGCAGAATATGCCTAGGTGTCATCAGGTTCGTCTAAGTGGCTGACCACATCCTGGTAAAGATTCAGGATGTGGTGATCATTAAGACAATAAAAGACATTACGTCCCTGTTTGCGATAGTTGACAAGGCGCATTGCTCTGAGGATGCGGAGTTGATGCGAAACGGCTGACTCTGACATATTGACGATCGCCGCTAAATCACATACACAAAGCTCTTGAGCAGCCAAGGCAGACACAATGCGCAAGCGATTAGGATCTGCCAGTGAACCGAAAAACTCAGCCATTCGTTGTGCTTTCTCGACACTGAGCACATGATGATG
Above is a window of Cyanobacteriota bacterium DNA encoding:
- a CDS encoding ABC transporter permease, yielding MKYWRETLAVAQRILVELIRRWRSLVFWGIFPLSILVINGLILDDRTPLSRAEAFQQTAPSTLVGAALFFSCLGGTVATVVAEREQQTLKRLLISPLSGISYFLGILLAHSTIGIGQTFLVYAVIIALGGNITGSPVLSSMIILLTIVTYVGVGFLLGTQLAQRTDDVNTLVASFGIPLLLLGGAFIPVEFFPATLLNLAEFNPVYHMNQALTGIAADGKTLEDVSSHLWFVTGCAGITILGSWLAYRRMLCFERRL
- a CDS encoding glycosyltransferase, whose product is MGVSQGRPLVSVVVEGYNQAQEQGIVDNTLHALRHQDFPLDQVEVILVGSAYQLLEWQSLCYNPAPFQAIKLVDGGDAIYYELKNKGAAIATGDIIAFTDSDVCPQRRWLSSIVTTIRQGADASVGFSLFKRAKGWAAGSIVRQIAACITFAYVLGKIRHWRSGQLPDVEVRSIVGHNVALRRELFQRCQYRIDQGRLLASPLLFSSVAQVGAIVALHPQQQVVHYFTWTYWVRLHFRFGYEIYQLRRLDPVYPNQWIARMGILEPLVTLGWHMVLDIPRWLRFSCLLSMNPLQRWGLLPVVMGLSLVAHSAEMVGMYWTMVAPAAMKQWAEYA
- a CDS encoding metalloregulator ArsR/SmtB family transcription factor; translated protein: MPPSLSQVTVSSAVGSEVDPPSITTPTCDIQHPVSLETVRQGHHHVLSVEKAQRMAEFFGSLADPNRLRIVSALAAQELCVCDLAAIVNMSESAVSHQLRILRAMRLVNYRKQGRNVFYCLNDHHILNLYQDVVSHLDEPDDT